A single genomic interval of Camelina sativa cultivar DH55 chromosome 11, Cs, whole genome shotgun sequence harbors:
- the LOC104726263 gene encoding uncharacterized protein LOC104726263 produces MCLVCLCDEEEIELGRQQAPGSCPYCGGKVQMLDVERKWMFCFVPLCFKIKRKYLCSSCDRRLVLYH; encoded by the coding sequence ATGTGTCTGGTGTGTTTATGTGACGAGGAAGAGATAGAGTTAGGGCGGCAACAAGCACCTGGATCGTGTCCGTATTGTGGAGGTAAGGTGCAAATGCTTGATGTCGAAAGAAAATGGATGTTCTGTTTCGTTCCTCTTTGTTTCAAGATCAAGAGAAAGTACTTGTGTTCTTCTTGCGATCGTCGTCTCGTTTTGTatcattaa
- the LOC104726262 gene encoding nucleolar and coiled-body phosphoprotein 1-like, with protein MGSESKTSNLESDQKALLLRSVAQFLERSGLSKCFKKLLSEAEIEKKELNTTSLPDLEEIFSEFLNKKKDQEAAVNGITEENAVEGVEDVKKEKKKKKKKETKVEVAEEEKVKETVAEVEEGLKEKKKKKKKSKSVEADDDDDKEKVSKKRKRSEPEETKEETEDDDEESKRRKKEEKVVEEDKGVQETPVKQTDIQENGNAEKSEAKSTNQKSGKGLSNSKEPKKPFQRVNVDEVVFTDERLKDNSYSEKSLYGYKAQEILGQVRGRDFRHEKTKKKRGSYRGGEIDLQSHSIKYHYSDDEVAEEKND; from the exons ATGGGTAGCGAGAGCAAGACCTCGAATTTGGAATCGGACCAGaaggctcttcttcttcgttcggTTGCTCAGTTCTTAGAGCGATCTGGGCTTTCCAAATGCTTCAAGAAATTGCTTTCGGAAGCTGAAATCGAG AAGAAGGAGTTAAACACTACTAGTTTACCTGATCTAGAGGAAATTTTCAGCGAGTttttgaacaagaagaa AGATCAAGAAGCTGCTGTGAATGGGATTACCGAGGAGAATGCAGTTGAAGGTGTAGAGGAtgtaaagaaggagaaaaagaagaagaagaagaaggaaacaaaggTGGAGGTGGCTGAGGAGGAGAAGGTTAAAGAGACTGTTGCTGAGGTCGAAGAGGggttgaaagagaaaaagaagaagaaaaagaagtcgaAATCTGTGgaggctgatgatgatgatgataaggagAAAGTTTCTAAGAAACGGAAAAGATCAGAGCCTGAGGAGACTAAAGAAGAGactgaggatgatgatgaagaatcaaaacgtaggaagaaggaagagaaagtAGTGGAAGAGGACAAGGGTGTTCAAGAAACACCTGTTAAGCAGACTGACATTCAGGAAAACGGGAATGCTGAGAAAAGCGAAGCGAAATCAACAAATCAGAAGTCAGGAAAAGGGCTTTCTAACTCAAAAGAG CCGAAGAAACCATTTCAGAGAGTGAACGTTGACGAAGTTGTGTTCACTGACGAGAGGCTGAAAGACAACTCGTATAGTGAGAAG TCTCTTTATGGTTATAAAGCTCAAGAGATTCTAGGGCAAGTGAGAGGAAG ggATTTCCGACatgagaagacgaagaagaaacgaGGAAGCTACAGAGGAGGGGAGATCGATCTTCAGTCACATTCGATTAAGTATCACTACTCAGACGACGAGGTAGCGGAAGAGAAGAATGATTGA